From Cellulomonas dongxiuzhuiae, the proteins below share one genomic window:
- a CDS encoding alpha,alpha-trehalose-phosphate synthase (UDP-forming) codes for MPIDAPRDGQDLVVVANRLPVDVTLDEEGEPTWTRSPGGLVTALAPVMSNTKGAWVGWGGAPGLELEPFEVDGTELVPVMLTETDVERYYEGFSNDTLWPLYHDVIAPPQFHRQWWDAYRRVNERFAQAAAANAAHGATVWIHDYQLQLVPAFLRALRPDLRIGYFHHIPFPPLEIFAQLPWRKQVVEGLLGADLIGFQRGGDAANFVRIVRRLTDLTTRGQMITVDEDTPTQRHVRAQAFPISIDSHAFDHLARTDAVQERAREIRRELGDPQYLLLGVDRLDYTKGIRHRIKAYGELLEDGRLSATETTLVQVASPSRENVGAYQQLRDDVELLVGRINGDHGQVGHAPVQYLHQSFPMEEMAALYLAADVMLVTALRDGMNLVAKEYVAARSDERGCLVLSEFTGAADELVGSVLVNPHDIDGMKDAITYAAHLDPKEARKRMRRLRRRVLTHDVAAWSDQFLSALTAVPVRGDRG; via the coding sequence GTGCCCATCGACGCGCCGCGCGACGGCCAGGACCTGGTCGTCGTCGCGAACCGCCTCCCGGTCGACGTCACGCTGGACGAGGAGGGCGAACCGACCTGGACACGGTCGCCCGGTGGCCTCGTGACAGCGCTGGCTCCGGTCATGTCCAACACCAAGGGCGCCTGGGTCGGGTGGGGCGGTGCCCCGGGCCTCGAGCTCGAGCCGTTCGAGGTCGACGGCACCGAGCTCGTGCCGGTCATGCTCACCGAGACGGACGTCGAGCGGTACTACGAGGGCTTCTCGAACGACACCCTGTGGCCGCTCTACCACGACGTCATCGCTCCCCCGCAGTTCCACCGGCAGTGGTGGGACGCGTACCGCCGCGTCAACGAGCGGTTCGCGCAGGCGGCCGCCGCCAACGCGGCGCACGGCGCGACGGTCTGGATCCACGACTACCAGCTGCAGCTCGTGCCGGCGTTCCTGCGGGCGCTGCGGCCGGACCTGCGCATCGGGTACTTCCACCACATCCCGTTCCCGCCGCTGGAGATCTTCGCGCAGCTGCCGTGGCGCAAGCAGGTCGTCGAGGGCCTGCTCGGTGCGGACCTCATCGGGTTCCAGCGCGGCGGGGACGCCGCGAACTTCGTGCGGATCGTGCGGCGGCTGACCGACCTGACGACGCGCGGCCAGATGATCACGGTCGACGAGGACACCCCGACGCAGCGGCACGTGCGCGCGCAGGCGTTCCCGATCTCGATCGACTCGCACGCGTTCGACCACCTGGCCCGCACCGACGCCGTCCAGGAGCGCGCGCGGGAGATCCGCCGTGAGCTGGGCGACCCGCAGTACCTGCTGCTGGGCGTCGACCGGCTCGACTACACCAAGGGCATCCGGCACCGCATCAAGGCGTACGGAGAGCTGCTGGAGGACGGCCGGCTCTCGGCGACCGAGACCACGCTCGTGCAGGTCGCCAGCCCGAGCCGCGAGAACGTCGGCGCCTACCAGCAGCTGCGCGACGACGTCGAGCTGCTCGTCGGCCGCATCAACGGGGACCACGGGCAGGTCGGGCACGCACCCGTGCAGTACCTGCACCAGTCGTTCCCCATGGAGGAGATGGCGGCGCTGTACCTGGCCGCCGACGTCATGCTCGTCACGGCGCTGCGCGACGGCATGAACCTCGTCGCCAAGGAGTACGTGGCCGCCCGCTCGGACGAGCGCGGCTGCCTCGTGCTCAGCGAGTTCACGGGCGCCGCCGACGAGCTGGTCGGGTCGGTGCTGGTCAACCCGCACGACATCGACGGCATGAAGGACGCGATCACGTACGCCGCGCACCTCGACCCCAAGGAGGCGCGCAAGCGCATGCGGCGGCTGCGGCGCCGCGTGCTGACGCACGACGTGGCCGCGTGGTCGGACCAGTTCCTCTCGGCCCTGACGGCCGTCCCCGTGAGGGGCGACCGTGGCTGA
- a CDS encoding serine/threonine-protein kinase, whose translation MERSGLTPGSQIGGYTIVAPLGSGGMGTVYRAVDGGGDAVALKLLHPHVASDAVVRTRLMREVAALQRLRHRAVAAVLDAEADSTEAFLVTELVAGDTLTEHVREHGPLDADELVSLAEGLRSALAAVHAAGVVHRDLKPSNVLLTADGPVLIDFGLAQGVDDDANLTTAGFVLGTPGYLAPELLDGGEPGRATDLWGWAALLAFAATGRDPFGTRPVEAVLARARAGEVDLEGVGPLTRAAIAGALRPEPADRSDPEDVVAALRTVAEQGELPPGAVPTLALGTGATSGAAVAAAGAAGAAGAAALGAGLTAPAGDGDDGDDGDDGDPDDDEDDEAVPDADEDLLDEAEGEALDEDEDLLDDDEDLLDDDEDLLDDDEDPVDDDDPLDGDHGDGPDEDDLATELVAQREPSPQDGLRTVAVGTSAGAAAAVVAPPSPPVRDGLTVAVPVRGAAAPTVEPASHQWADDTLDDGDDTHDPRHDGGDWLEEDPEQTEGDEGEGPWYERPPARRRWGSLLALGLVVVLAGMLYPVLTLATVLVLVVVVRTVGGTVEAMHGRRERRGVRRGDGLVAVLSTPWYLLRAVLGVLPSLLVGGAVVLIVGGLGWWLLGSGRWEIGGSPPGQEPQGQTAMLVVAVLVAIAVAFLWWGPLSRMTRTGARRTLAGVAPGPVGALVVVVVALVLGVVLANQVLDVQPISWSPLPTPTLPRP comes from the coding sequence ATGGAGCGGAGCGGTCTGACGCCGGGGTCCCAGATCGGGGGCTACACCATCGTGGCCCCGCTCGGCTCGGGCGGCATGGGGACGGTGTACCGCGCCGTGGACGGCGGCGGTGACGCGGTCGCGCTCAAGCTGCTGCACCCGCACGTCGCGTCGGACGCGGTCGTGCGGACGCGGCTCATGCGCGAGGTCGCCGCTCTGCAGCGCCTGCGTCACCGTGCGGTCGCGGCCGTCCTGGACGCCGAGGCCGACTCCACCGAGGCGTTCCTCGTCACCGAGCTCGTCGCGGGGGACACGCTCACCGAGCACGTGCGCGAGCACGGCCCGCTCGACGCCGACGAGCTCGTCTCGCTCGCCGAGGGCCTGCGCTCGGCGCTCGCCGCCGTGCACGCGGCGGGCGTGGTGCACCGCGACCTCAAGCCGTCCAACGTCCTGCTGACGGCCGACGGGCCCGTTCTCATCGACTTCGGCCTCGCGCAGGGCGTCGACGACGACGCCAACCTCACCACCGCGGGCTTCGTGCTCGGCACGCCGGGCTACCTCGCTCCCGAGCTGCTCGACGGCGGCGAGCCGGGCCGGGCGACCGACCTGTGGGGCTGGGCGGCGCTCCTGGCGTTCGCCGCGACGGGGCGCGACCCGTTCGGCACGCGTCCCGTCGAGGCCGTGCTGGCGCGGGCCCGCGCCGGTGAGGTGGACCTCGAGGGCGTCGGACCGCTCACGCGTGCCGCGATCGCGGGAGCACTGCGCCCGGAGCCCGCGGACCGCAGCGACCCCGAGGACGTCGTCGCGGCCCTGCGGACGGTGGCGGAGCAGGGCGAGCTGCCGCCGGGCGCCGTGCCGACGCTCGCCCTGGGGACGGGTGCCACGTCCGGCGCAGCCGTGGCCGCGGCGGGGGCGGCCGGAGCGGCGGGCGCCGCGGCGCTCGGAGCGGGTCTCACGGCGCCGGCGGGTGACGGGGACGACGGGGACGACGGGGACGACGGGGACCCGGACGACGACGAGGACGACGAGGCGGTGCCGGACGCCGACGAGGACCTGCTCGACGAGGCCGAAGGCGAGGCGCTCGACGAGGACGAGGACCTGCTCGACGACGACGAGGACCTGCTCGACGACGACGAGGACCTGCTCGACGACGACGAGGACCCGGTCGACGATGACGACCCGCTCGACGGCGACCACGGCGACGGTCCCGACGAGGACGACCTCGCGACCGAGCTGGTCGCCCAGCGCGAGCCGTCGCCGCAGGACGGGCTGCGGACCGTGGCCGTCGGGACGTCGGCAGGCGCCGCCGCCGCCGTCGTCGCGCCGCCCTCCCCTCCCGTGCGCGACGGCCTCACGGTCGCGGTCCCGGTCCGGGGTGCCGCCGCGCCGACCGTCGAACCCGCGTCGCACCAGTGGGCCGACGACACCCTTGACGACGGTGACGACACCCACGACCCCCGCCACGACGGCGGCGACTGGCTCGAGGAGGACCCCGAGCAGACGGAGGGTGACGAGGGCGAGGGACCCTGGTACGAGCGCCCGCCGGCGCGCCGGCGCTGGGGCTCGCTGCTCGCCCTCGGGCTGGTCGTCGTGCTCGCCGGGATGCTCTACCCGGTCCTGACCCTGGCGACCGTCCTCGTGCTCGTCGTGGTGGTGCGGACCGTCGGTGGCACCGTCGAGGCGATGCACGGGCGGCGCGAGCGTCGGGGGGTACGCCGCGGGGACGGGCTCGTCGCGGTCCTCTCGACACCCTGGTACCTGCTGCGCGCCGTCCTCGGCGTGCTGCCGTCGCTGCTCGTCGGCGGGGCGGTCGTGCTCATCGTCGGCGGGCTGGGCTGGTGGTTGCTGGGCTCGGGACGCTGGGAGATCGGCGGGTCGCCGCCGGGGCAGGAGCCCCAGGGGCAGACGGCGATGCTCGTCGTGGCCGTGCTCGTGGCGATCGCCGTCGCGTTCCTGTGGTGGGGGCCGCTGTCGCGCATGACGCGCACGGGCGCACGCCGCACGCTCGCGGGCGTCGCACCGGGCCCGGTGGGGGCGCTGGTCGTGGTCGTCGTCGCGCTCGTCCTCGGGGTGGTGCTCGCCAACCAGGTGCTCGACGTGCAGCCGATCAGCTGGTCGCCGCTGCCGACGCCGACCCTGCCGCGTCCCTGA